The following coding sequences are from one Anabas testudineus chromosome 16, fAnaTes1.2, whole genome shotgun sequence window:
- the LOC113169328 gene encoding glutathione S-transferase kappa 1-like: MFHKVCREVQMEQVSRELWRRIWSEDKDITQPASLSQAAVKAGLSDSDIKELLELSDTDEIKDKLRNTTQAALDYRGCGLPMMVCHVNGKKEMFFGADRFELMADSIGEKWLGPQPQR; encoded by the exons ATGTTCCACAAAG TATGTAGGGAGGTGCAGATGGAGCAAGTGTCCCGGGAGCTGTGGAGAAGAATCTGGagtgaagacaaagacattaCTCAACCTGCATCACTATCTCAG GCAGCGGTGAAAGCAGGACTGTCTGACAGTGACATTAAGGAACTGCTGGAGCTGTCCGACACAGATGAAATTAAAGACAAGCtgagaaacacaacacaggctGCACTTGACTACAGG GGATGTGGCTTGCCCATGATGGTGTGTCATGTAAACGGCAAGAAAGAGATGTTTTTTGGAGCTGACAGATTTGAGCTCATGGCCGACAGCATTG GAGAGAAGTGGCTCGGACCTCAACCTCAGAGATGA
- the si:ch1073-90m23.1 gene encoding rap1 GTPase-activating protein 2 — MEKEKKNDISFSRKRSFTFGAYGGMDRFTCGDETRLETAENNILDILDSPTNENKPFRSANSNQRDTELFEIIEKLQGSRIDEQRCEFPLPLKSQLLTIGGELPLILPSKMGGYWIDPPLERVADVSPTSSHFGFGPESYDIMERDGEAKIYHEFFRSRYHHSFTAVDPSLGPLVLSVCLEEEENKLRVILRMKECSLHGVFSVSLFPNIPSAVELAKMLCDRVTISKFEAVSYLKAPELITAFDEHRVSPNFKFGILYQKEGQLTEEDILSNTDESEEFKEFLSHLGETIQLQGFTGFRGGLDVCHGQTGSQAVFTSFHGREIMFHVATKLPFTEGDPQQLQRKRHIGNDIVALVYQEGKTPFLSDVIKSHFLHCFLVVRRLQRAEEMDGAAYQVSVTAREDVPPFGPVLPDPPVFKNCSLLREFLLTKLINAEISCYKAERFSKLELRTRSSLLESLQVELSTRSQCMLGEPSLSALPSSEGARGASEGSGGFIENFKRAIRVRSHSFETLGVPRKTGGSGAQKPKTEKEGESDKSPGTPSTLSESLGPAEVKDQTSPQEET; from the exons atggagaaagaaaagaagaatgaCATCTCCTTTTCCAGGAAGAGAAGTTTCACTTTTGGGGCATATGGAGG TATGGACAGATTCACATGTGGGGATGAAACGAG ACTTGAAACTGCAGAGAACAACATACTGGACATCCTGGACTCGCCCACCAATGAGAACAAGCCTTTCCGTTCAGCCAACAGCAACCAGAGG GACACAGAGCTGTTTGAAATCATTGAAAAGCTGCAG GGCAGCAGGATCGATGAGCAGCGGTGTGAATTCCCTCTGCCTCTGAAG tCTCAGCTTTTGACAATAGGTGGAGAACTACCGCTCATCCTGCCGTCAAAAATGGGGGGATACTGGATAGACCCCCCACTGGAGAGGGTTGCAGATGTGAGTCCCACCTCTTCCCACTTTGGCTTTGGTCCAGAGAGCTATGACATCATGGAACGGGATGGAGAGGCCAAAATCTACCACGAGTTCTTCCGCTCACGA TACCATCACTCTTTCACAGCAGTGGATCCATCTTTAGGGCCCCTggttctctctgtgtgtttggaggaggaggagaataaGCTACGTGTGATATTAAG AATGAAGGAGTGCTCCCTGCATGGAGTTTTCTCTGTGTCGCTATTCCCCAACATCCCATCTGCTGTTGAATTAGCAAAG aTGCTCTGTGATAGAGTTACGATCTCAAAGTTCGAAGCAGTCAGCTACCTCAAG GCTCCAGAACTCATAACTGCATTCGATGAACACAGAGTGTCTCCTAATTTTAAATTTGGCATTTTATATCAAAAGGAAGGACAG CTGACGGAGGAGGATATACTTAGCAACACTGACGAAAGTGAAGAGTTTAAAGAATTCCTGTCACATTTGGGAGAGACGATTCAACTGCAAGGTTTCACTGG gtttagaGGAGGATTGGATGTGTGTCATGGTCAGACAGGAAGTCAAGCAGTCTTCACTTCCTTTCATGGGAGAGAAATTATGTTCCATGTCGCAACTAAACTGCCTTTTACAGAGGGTGACCCACAGCAG ttacaaagaaaaagacacattgGTAATGACATCGTAGCTTTGGTGTACCAGGAAGGCAAAACTCCTTTTCTATCAGATGTTATCAAGTCTCACTTTCTGCACTGCTTCCTGGTGGTCCGAAGGCTTCAGAGGGCGGAGGAGATGGATGGAGCTGCATACCAG GTGTCTGTCACAGCCAGAGAAGATGTCCCTCCGTTTGGTCCGGTCCTTCCAGATCCCCcagtctttaaaaat TGTTCTCTGTTGAGAGAATTTCTACTGACAAAACTCATTAACGCAGAGATCTCCTGTTACAAAGCTGAGCGATTCAGCAAACTAGAG CTACGCACGCGTTCATCGCTCTTAGAGAGCTTGCAGGTTGAACTCTCCACTCGttcccagtgcatgctgggagagCCATCCCTGTCTGCCCTCCCTTCTTCTGAGGGTGCAAGAGGGGCATCGGAGGGGAGTGGGGGATTCATTGAAAACTTCAAG CGAGCCATCAGAGTGCGGAGTCACTCATTTGAGACTCTTGGAGTACCCAGAAAGACTGGGGGCAGCGGAGCACAGAAGCCAAAG acagaaaaagaaggagagag TGATAAATCTCCAGGAACTCCATCTACTCTCTCTGAGAGTTTGGGACCAGCTGAAGTCAAAGATCAAACAAGTCCTCAAGAGGAGACATAG